One Fusarium musae strain F31 chromosome 6, whole genome shotgun sequence DNA segment encodes these proteins:
- a CDS encoding hypothetical protein (EggNog:ENOG41) codes for MSGHLDPKALLDPRQRSISEVGTISSAGDTTVVPSINTAEIPQYLDAGNEKRFPHDPNNPFNHSPEVLNQLLDPKSLDVLKGLGGLPGLARSLNVDLKAGLSVDELNNQNCPRIKVFGRNQLPAKKPKSIWRLAWITFQEAVLIMLTVAGTISLALGLYETFGVKHQPGDPTPVDWVEGVAILGAVLIVVVVASHNDWQKEKAFVKLNTKKDDREVKVVRSGKSMLVNVADVVVGDVLNLEPGDLIPADGIFIDGHNVKCDESTVTGESDALKKTPGAKCFVDDPMRTKEPDPFIISGSRVLEGMGTFVVTSVGVNSSFGKIMMSVRTDIESTPLQKKLEGLAVAIAKLGGGASLLMFFILLFRFCASLPGDDRPAEEKASTFVDLLVVAIAIIAVAVPEGLPLAVTLALAFATTRLLKENNLVRVLRACETMGNATCICSDKTGTLTTNKMTVTAGRFGSSTFTSDIPTWATTLSPSTRKLITQSVAINSTAFEGTNEGDAPFIGSKTETALLQLAKDHLGMQSLSEARANEQIVLIEPFNSVKKYMLAVIKVQAGYRVLIKGASEIMVSFCSTEVNPATGAVEALDRKAADDAIMAFARKSLRTIGLVYKDFEEMPDLENLGDLTLLGIVGIQDPVREGVPQAVQNARRAGVVTRMVTGDNLVTARAIATECGIFTDGIVMEGPDFRKLSEEELDKVIPRLQVLARSSPDDKRILVTRLKVLGETVAVTGDGTNDAPALKAADIGFSMGISGTEVAKEASEIILMDDNFASIITALKWGRAVNDAVQKFLQFQITVNITAVLLSFVTSMYDDKMEPILKAVQLLWINLIMDTMAALALATDPPTDSILDRPPQPKSAPLITMNMWKMIIGQSIFQVVVVLVLYFAGDSILGYNTSIAAEKLQLDTIIFNMFVWMQIFNELNCRRLDNKFNVFVGIHRNLFFILINAIMIGLQIGIIFIGGRVFDIDTDGLNGVQWAISILIAAFSLPWGVLVRIFPDEWFAKVVFFFAPPFVWAYNCMARGWGRFMRLFRKSKKADDEEDGSSLEERESKEKSHGAGPMIVEPRN; via the exons ATGTCTGGCCATCTTGACCCCAAAGCCCTACTGGATCCTCGCCAGCGCTCCATCAGCGAAGTAGGCACCATATCATCCGCCGGCGACACCACCGTTGTTCCTAGCATCAACACCGCTGAAATTCCCCAATATCTCGATGCTGGCAACGAGAAGCGCTTCCCTCACGATCCCAACAATCCCTTCAATCATAGCCCTGAGGTCTTGAACCAATTGCTCGACCCCAAGTCCCTCGATGTCCTCAAGGGGCTCGGCGGGCTGCCGGGCTTGGCGCGCAGTCTCAATGTTGATCTGAAAGCTGGTCTCAGCGTCGATGAGCTGAATAACCAGAACTGTCCGCGTATCAAAGTCTTTGGTCGCAATCAGCTTCCAGCCAAGAAACCAAAGTCTATTTGGCGATTGGCATGGATTACGTTCCAGGAAGCGGTGCTGATCATGTTGACTGTTGCCGGTACTATTTCTCTTGCACTTGGTTTATATGAGACTTTTGGTGTAAAGCATCAGCCTGGCGATCCTACGCCCGTTGATTGGGTTGAAGGCGTTGCGATTCTAGGCGCTGTTCTCATCGTTGTGGTTGTTGCTTCGCATAACGATTGGCAGAAAGAAAAGGCGTTTGTgaagctcaacaccaagaaggatgatCGTGAGGTCAAGGTTGTCAGATCTGGCAAGTCAATGCTTGTCAATGTCGCTGATGTCGTTGTTGGCGATGTTTTGAACCTTGAGCCTGGTGATTTGATCCCTGCCGATGGTATCTTCATCGATGGCCACAACGTCAAATGCGACGAGTCGACTGTCACTGGCGAGTCTGAcgccttgaagaagacgccTGGTGCGAAGTGCTTCGTCGACGACCCTATGCGCACTAAGGAGCCTGATCCTTTCATCATCTCTGGATCTCGTGTCCTTGAGGGCATGGGTACCTTTGTTGTTACCTCCGTCGGTGTCAACAGCAGCTTCGGCAAGATCATGATGTCTGTCCGAACAGACATTGAGTCTACACCTCTCCAGAAGAAACTCGAAGGTCTTGCCGTCGCTATTGCcaagcttggtggtggtgcttcACTCCTCATGTTCTTCATTCTGCTCTTCCGCTTCTGTGCTTCTCTTCCTGGTGATGATAGACCagctgaggagaaggcttCTACttttgttgatcttctcgtcGTGGCTATTGCCATCATTGCTGTCGCTGTTCCTGAGGGTTTGCCTCTGGCTGTCACTCTTGCGCTTGCCTTTGCGACGACACGTCTCTTGAAGGAGAACAACCTCGTTCGTGTCCTCAGAGCGTGTGAGACCATGGGTAACGCGACTTGCATTTGCTCCGACAAGACAGGAACCTTG ACCACGAATAAAATGACGGTCACCGCCGGCCGTTTCGGTTCCTCGACCTTCACATCCGACATCCCCACCTGGGCAACAACCCTCTCCCCCTCAACCCGCAAACTCATCACACAATCCGTCGCCATAAACTCCACCGCCTTCGAGGGCACCAACGAAGGCGACGCCCCCTTCATCGGCTCCAAGACCGAAACCGCGCTGCTCCAACTCGCCAAAGACCATCTCGGAATGCAGTCCCTCTCCGAAGCACGAGCGAACGAACAaatcgtcctcatcgagCCCTTCAACTCCGTCAAGAAGTACATGCTGGCCGTGATTAAGGTCCAGGCTGGATACAGGGTTCTCATCAAGGGTGCTTCGGAGATCATGGTTAGCTTCTGCTCTACTGAGGTTAACCCGGCGACTGGTGCTGTTGAGGCTTTGGATCGCAAGGCGGCTGATGATGCGATCATGGCCTTTGCGAGGAAGTCGCTTCGTACTATTGGGTTGGTGTACAAGGATTTTGAGGAGATGCCTGATCTTGAGAATCTTGGTGATTTGACGCTTCTTGGTATCGTCGGTATTCAAGATCCTGTTCGAGAAGGTGTCCCTCAAGCTGTGCAGAATGCCAGACGCGCTGGCGTCGTTACTCGCATGGTTACGGGTGATAACCTCGTCACAGCACGAGCTATCGCCACAGAGTGCGGTATCTTCACCGACGGCATCGTCATGGAAGGTCCTGACTTCCGCAAGCTTTCcgaggaagagcttgacaAAGTTATCCCCCGTCTTCAAGTCCTGGCCCGTTCTTCACCTGACGACAAGCGTATTCTTGTTACGCGTCTCAAGGTCTTGGGCGAAACAGTCGCTGTGACTGGCGATGGTACTAACGATGCACCTGCTCTTAAGGCCGCGGATATCGGATTCTCTATGGGTATTTCGGGGACAGAGGTTGCGAAGGAGGCGTCTGAGATTATCCTTATGGATGATAACTTTGCTTCCATCATTACTGCGCTGAAGTGGGGGCGTGCTGTCAATGATGCGGTGCAGAAGTTCTTACAG TTCCAAATCACCGTCAACATCACCGCCGTTCTGTTGTCTTTCGTCACATCGATGTATGACGATAAGATGGAGCCTATTCTCAAGGCAGTCCAACTTCTCTGG ATCAACCTTATCATGGACACCATGGCTGCCCTCGCCTTAGCCACCGACCCTCCCACAGACTCTATCCTCGACCGACCTCCCCAACCCAAGTCCGCCCCACTCATCACCATGAAC ATGTGGAAGATGATCATCGGCCAGTCCATCTTCCaagtcgtcgtcgtcctgGTTCTCTACTTCGCCGGTGACTCCATCCTCGGTTACAACACCTCCATCGCCGCCGAAAAGCTCCAACTCGACACCATAATCTTCAACATGTTCGTGTGGATGCAGATCTTCAACGAGCTCAACTGCCGCCGTCTCGACAACAAGTTCAACGTTTTCGTCGGCATCCACCGCAACctgttcttcatcctcatcaacgccatcatgATCGGTCTCCAGATCGGAATCATCTTCATAGGAGGCCGTGTGTTTGACATTGACACTGATGGTCTGAATGGTGTGCAGTGGGCGATTTCTATCCTTATTGCGGCGTTTAGTCTGCCGTGGGGTGTGCTGGTTAGGATATTCCCTGATGAGTGGTTTGCAAAGGTTGTGTTTTTCTTTGCGCCACCTTTTGTGTGGGCTTATAACTGCATGGCGAGGGGTTGGGGTAGGTTCATGAGGTTGTTtaggaagagcaagaaggcggatgatgaggaggatggaagtTCTCtggaggagagggagagtaAGGAGAAGTCTCATGGTGCTGGGCCCATGATTGTTGAGCCTAGGAACTAA
- a CDS encoding hypothetical protein (EggNog:ENOG41), translating into MGDNNHIGEAGLHHLPLRMRDATLSKFPSLNQRNGKKVPESLHFTPGAFRLRSPTESSMSSISSANVPDSATTHSLSTLASPISTTYASSIQEQFAAATLDGSRPASRICHRHNPSSGTCSTFVNEDEDAIITGYPEFDIKIRNLNEAHGRPIVQEVRPESPSTESFIKEERVLTPTTESHRTDDVSNDDEDDSEEVSQEDANSVLNYALQVIYGVDLNDVSIPQDKVQSLVSNFTHDISQHIWQSASDGQLSHTMSTSSSSSTPSQDANGDRRGGKRKKQGRREDDGEEFSDGEGSGYLPTKRSRPNPKEDENLRLSCPFRKRNPHRFNHKRDDPSAFVCDRCSRDFSTRKELRDHQRLPKEYMCDIADADAESGIDPQTATKLLSRKRASGTSPEAQWKEIWNIVFPDDDDSDVRPYEYTPVIEHFEVEAKYREAFDQLKYSLLDKISNPATLETLSTKFYQCFIETLDQCIANAQSMPYTNRSNKKNDILRSQTTQSVRKPRGIMPRPDSGVVMDDGSEESGSVMLGHRDSVRTVRTALRGSQVPETVNEIVPATGFEGLMMGMDGADVQAWNNGVMYPQIMPEQLIPTGGMTPQTEFVNWGQIYPGFTLGNGVNGFTGFNGQQ; encoded by the exons ATGGGAGATAATAACCACATCGGCGAAGCTGGTCTTCACCATCTTCCTCTGCGCATGCGAGACGCAACGCTCTCCAAATTCCCCTCTTTAAACCAACGAAATGGCAAAAAAGTCCCTGAGAGCTTGCACTTCACCCCCGGGGCCTTTCGTCTCAGATCGCCGACCGAGTCGTCGATGAGTAGTATTTCTTCGGCGAATGTGCCTGATTCTGCGACGACGCATTCGCTTTCTACGCTGGCTAGTCCGATAAGTACCACGTATGCGAGCTCGATCCAGGAGCAGTTTGCTGCTGCGACGCTGGATGGGTCGAGGCCTGCGAGTCGGATCTGCCATCGACATAATCCGTCGAGTGGGACTTGCTCGACGTTTGTtaatgaagatgaggacgcGATTATTACGGGATATCCTGAGTTTGATATCAAGATTAGGAATCTGAATGAGGCGCATGGGAGACCTATTGTGCAAGAGGTTAGGCCTGAGAG CCCCAGTACGGAGTCCTTTATCAAAGAGGAGAGGGTTCTTACGCCAACGACAGAGTCGCATCGCACGGATGATGTTTctaatgatgatgaagacgattcTGAAGAAGTGTCGCAAGAGGATGCAAACTCGGTGCTCAATTACGCACTTCAGGTCATCTACGGCGTCGATCTTAATGACGTCTCAATCCCTCAAGACAAGGTCCAAAGCCTCGTATCCAACTTTACCCATGACATAAGTCAGCATATTTGGCAATCTGCTTCAGATGGTCAATTGTCGCACACAATGTCAACATCGAGCTCTTCCTCTACACCCTCGCAAGACGCTAATGGCGATCGTCGGGGcggaaagaggaagaagcaaggGAGGCGTGAAGACGACGGTGAGGAGTTTAGCGATGGTGAAGGGTCGGGATACTTGCCGACCAAGCGCTCGAGACCGAATCCTAAAGAGGATGAGAATCTTCGATTAAGTTGTCCGTTCCGAAAGAGGAATCCTCATCGGTTCAAT CACAAGCGCGATGATCCATCTGCTTTCGTCTGCGACCGCTGTAGCCGCGACTTTTCTACGCGCAAAGAACTACGTGATCATCAACGTTTGCCGAAGGAGTACATGTGCGAcattgctgatgctgatgctgagagtGGTATCGATCCCCAGACTGCCACAAAGCTGTTAAGCAGAAAGCGGGCGAGTGGTACTTCACCAGAGGCTCAGTGGAAGGAGATCTGGAACATTGTGTTTcccgatgatgacgatagTGATGTCCGACCATATG AATACACACCGGTGATTGAACACTTCGAAGTCGAAGCCAAGTACCGCGAAGCATTCGACCAGCTCAAATACTCCCTCCTCGACAAAATCTCCAACCCCGCCACCCTCGAAACCCTCTCCACAAAATTCTACCAATGCTTCATCGAGACTCTAGACCAATGCATCGCCAACGCCCAAAGCATGCCCTACACAAACCGCAGCAACAAAAAGAACGACATCCTCCGCTCCCAAACAACACAAAGCGTCCGCAAGCCCCGCGGTATAATGCCCCGCCCCGATTCCGGCGTTGTAATGGACGATGGGTCTGAAGAGAGCGGGAGTGTTATGCTGGGGCATAGGGATAGTGTGAGAACTGTTAGGACTGCGTTGCGGGGAAGTCAGGTTCCGGAGACTGTTAATGAGATAGTTCCTGCTACGGGGTTTGAGGGGCTGATGATGGGGATGGATGGGGCGGATGTGCAGGCTTGGAATAACGGGGTTATGTATCCGCAGATTATGCCTGAGCAACTTATTCCCACGGGGGGTATGACGCCGCAGACGGAGTTTGTGAATTGGGGACAGATATATCCTGGTTTTACGTTGGGGAATGGTGTCAATGGGTTTACGGGGTTTAATGGACAGCAGTAA
- a CDS encoding hypothetical protein (MEROPS:MER0026262), with amino-acid sequence MPSLSKIAAIAAVSFTLIDAKACPPLGAVFPAPQSPSQSSLVKKVASLLKAGLDAQIGALFNTSALSIGVKSLHEDEPLFTYQWTPPNPGEGTDKVDDDTVFRIASGSKLFTALAARISEKIDLEASVLKYLPELNKTAGDDGIFSLKWEDITVGSLASHLSGVGVDMAQDLAIVGSAPWQPYGLPEVPKGKGPNCSGLPGTTPCTRKDLLEQVNLRPPVYAPFTNPIYSNVGHALLGLVIEAAEDMPFEDVIKRDILDVVGMKHTYIDKTPPTDDLFIPEEEPTWNATLAVFDSAGGIFSSVSDMLLLADGILSNKFLTPVQTRKWMKPEANTASWGYQVGGPWEILRSDNITSDGRLIDIYTKSGDLGLYHSQTVLIPDYDIVISIMSGGLEATANPYVTGTILSKVLQNLLPAIEKVGRDDTKEAFAGDYEDKETNSTITFAMDHGPGLKIKSWQIRGFDVLNNIGNYNFNALESNASAETPYVDARMYPSNLNKKGQTAWRAVFDRTNSTADAEYDSELFFKDGTCQTWFQQDRMVYDYLPLDLFVFVEGEGGVSEAVKSPAFNVTLTKVRQPAEKKAADDRNAAGEMRVGGLGLTLLAVVTFMSLF; translated from the exons ATGCCCTCTCTATCTAAAATCGCAGCTATAGCTGCTGTGTCATTCACTCTCATCGACGCAAAAGCCTGTCCTCCCCTTGGCGCCGTCTTCCCAGCACCTCAATCCCCCTCCCAAAGCTCCCTCGTCAAAAAAGTAGCATCCCTTCTCAAAGCAGGTCTCGATGCTCAAATAGGCGCTTTATTCAACACTTCAGCTCTCTCCATTGGTGTCAAATCTCTTCATGAGGATGAGCCTTTGTTTACGTATCAGTGGACACCACCTAATCCCGGCGAGGGCACTGATAAGGTAGATGATGATACTGTCTTTCGAATTGCTAGTGGTTCTAAGCTTTTCACTGCTTTGGCGGCTCGTATTAGTGAGAAGATTGATTTGGAGGCTTCGGTGTTGAAGTATTTGCCTGAGTTGAATAAGACGGCTGGGGATGATGGTATCTTTTCGTTGAAGTGGGAGGATATCACTGTTGGATCACTCGCTAGTCATCtttctggtgttggtgttgata TGGCACAGGATCTTGCCATCGTTGGCTCAGCACCATGGCAGCCATACGGCCTTCCCGAGGTTCCCAAGGGTAAAGGCCCTAACTGCTCTGGTCTTCCTGGAACTACTCCTTGCACCAGAaaggatcttcttgagcaggTCAACCTTCGACCTCCGGTTTATGCACCCTTCACCAATCCCATTTACTCCAACGTTGGGCATGCTCTACTAGGTCTTGTCatcgaggctgctgaggacATGCCCTTTGAGGATGTCATCAAGCGTGATattcttgatgttgttggtatGAAGCATACTTATATCGACAAGACTCCTCCCACGGATGATCTCTTCATTCCTGAAGAGGAGCCAACCTGGAACGCTACTCTTGCTGTTTTCGACTC TGCTGGTGGCATCTTCTCTTCCGTCTCTGATATGCTTCTCCTCGCCGACGGTatcctcagcaacaagtTCCTCACACCCGTCCAGACCCGCAAGTGGATGAAACCCGAGGCCAATACCGCTTCATGGGGCTACCAAGTCGGCGGCCCCTGGGAGATCCTCCGCAGCGACAACATAACCTCCGATGGCCGTCTCATCGATATCTACACCAAGAGCGGTGATCTAGGTCTCTACCACTCTCAAACCGTCCTCATTCCCGACTACGACATtgtcatctccatcatgtccGGCGGTCTCGAAGCTACTGCAAACCCCTACGTCACCGGCACCATCCTCAGCAAAGTTCTCCAAAACCTCCTCCCCGCTATTGAAAAGGTTGGTCGTGATGATACAAAGGAGGCTTTTGCGGGTGACTACGAGGACAAGGAGACCAACTCAACCATTACATTCGCGATGGACCACGGCCCTGGTCTTAAGATCAAGAGCTGGCAGATCCGTGGTTTCGATGTTCTAAATAACATCGGAAACTACAACTTCAACGCCCTCGAGTCCAACGCCTCCGCAGAGACTCCCTATGTTGACGCACGCATGTATCCCAGCAACCTGAACAAAAAAGGCCAAACAGCATGGCGCGCCGTATTCGACCGTACGAATTCTACCGCAGATGCAGAGTACGATAGTGAACTGTTCTTCAAAGACGGGACATGCCAGACCTGGTTCCAGCAAGATCGCATGGTGTACGATTACCTGCCGTTGGATCTgtttgtctttgttgagggCGAGGGGGGTGTTAGTGAGGCTGTGAAGAGTCCCGCTTTCAATGTGACTCTGACAAAGGTACGACAACCcgcggagaagaaggcggcgGATGATAGGAATGCTGCTGGTGAGATGAGAGTTGGAGGACTTGGTCTTACACTTCTGGCTGTTGTGACGTTTATGAGCTTGTTCTAA
- a CDS encoding hypothetical protein (EggNog:ENOG41~MEROPS:MER0015691): MVRNLAACLAAAACVYACLPDKDELSALRARRSSQTSQSRHLKRDVVEFPPVLTEVETLLVNSFDNNSISDWSLYYTSGYRLAGHNRSQAEWTQKKWIDAGWESWIDEYWITYTEPIESTLSLKRPDGSVHEVQRLEDKLDVDEQTRNPNEQVAYHALSGSGRVNAEYVYVGRGSREDYQKLKDLGVELKGKIALAQYGGANRGVKIKNAEAHGMIGTILYTDPLEDGEITEANGYLPYPDGPARHPSSIQRGSTRWGSLSFGDPSTIGYASHKDSPRADITPYGPSIPSIPISPRDGLQLLHALDNHGLSAETVNRTNYKGAFSNVTYHSGPAPGATLNLVNIMDTRLEPAWDVIASINGTNEDEYVIIGNHRDGWTAGGAADAVSGGALLIEMAKAFGKLVENGWKPRRTIILASWDAEEFGLMGSTEWVEDHLPELIEKTVAYINLDTAVSGPRAEIVGSGEIQTIAIETMKKIIFPEGYGAGPTLYDAWFNATEGVLPAMGSGSDYAAFYHNGITSLDIAGGPGPKDSVYAYHTLYDTHRWMSEYADPGFHLHAAMGQFVTLLTYHIADDPLIPFDLTHAGTALRDIFEDLEEKLTDRFPSYDLDLTPLSSAVSSFEEAGKRISTLAKQAVALNDTVLLGAVNSAYKAFSRGFASEGLLPGRFSFYNVVSAPGLDSGYGADVFPAVQDSLDQGNLTQAEEWVERSAKAVLRAAEILKVGE; this comes from the exons ATGGTTAGGAACTTGGCTGCTTGTCTTGCTGCTGCGGCGTGTGTATACGCTTGTCTCCCCGACAAAGACGAACTCTCCGCTCTTCGAGCCCGTCGCTCATCACAAACTTCTCAAAGTCGTCATCTCAAGCGCGATGTCGTAGAATTCCCTCCCGTCCTCACTGAAGTCGAAACTCTGCTCGTTAATTCCTTCGATAACAACTCCATCTCAGACTGGTCCCTCTACTACACCTCTGGCTATCGTCTCGCAGGGCATAACAGATCACAAGCGGAGTGGACGCAGAAGAAGTGGATCGACGCAGGTTGGGAGTCTTGGATTGATGAGTATTGGATCACGTATACGGAGCCAATTGAGAGTACGCTTAGTTTGAAGAGGCCTGATGGGAGTGTGCATGAGGTTCAGAGGCTGGAGGACAAgttggatgttgatgagcagaCGAGGAATCCGAATGAGCAGGTTGCGTATCATGCGCTTTCTGGTAGTGGGAGGGTCAATGCTGAATATGTTTACGTGGG GCGTGGCTCGAGGGAGGATtatcagaagctcaaggatcttggtgttgagctgaAGGGGAAGATTGCCCTGGCTCAGTATGGCGGCGCGAACCGTggagtcaagatcaagaacgcTGAG GCTCACGGCATGATTGGAACTATTCTCTACACCGACCCCCTTGAGGATGGTGAGATCACAGAAGCCAACGGTTACCTGCCATACCCAG ACGGCCCTGCTCGTCACCCCTCCTCCATCCAAAGAGGCAGCACCCGCTGGGGCTCCCTCTCCTTCGGCGACCCCTCAACAATAGGCTACGCCTCCCACAAAGACTCTCCCCGCGCCGACATAACCCCCTACGGCCCTTCCATCCCATCAATCCCCATCTCCCCCCGTGACGgccttcaacttcttcacgCCCTCGACAACCACGGTCTCTCTGCCGAAACAGTGAACAGGACTAACTACAAGGGCGCATTTTCAAATGTTACGTATCATAGTGGTCCTGCACCAGGAGCTACGCTCAATCTTGTGAATATCATGGATACGAGGCTTGAACCGGCGTGGGATGTTATTGCTTCGATTAATGGCACGAATGAGGATGAGTATGTCATTATTGGTAATCATAGAGATGGGTGGACGGCTGGTGGTGCGGCGGATGCGGTGTCGGGTGGTGCGTTGCTTATTGAGATGGCCAAGGCCTTTGGTAAGCTCGTCGAGAACGGATGGAAGCCTCGTCGTACAAT TATTCTAGCTTCGTGGGACGCTGAAGAGTTTGGTCTCATGGGCAGCACCGAATGGGTCGAGGACCATCTTCCGGAACTGATTGAAAAGACAGTTGCGTATATCAACCTCGACACTGCTGTTTCTGGTCCAAGAGCCGAGATTGTTGGATCAGGTGAGATCCAGACTATTGCTAttgagacgatgaagaagattatCTTCCCTGAGGGTTATGGCGCTGGACCGACGCTGTATGATGCTTGGTTTAATGCGACTGAGGGTGTTTTGCCTGCTATGGGTAGTGGAAGTGACTATGCTGCTTTCTACCATAACGGAATCACTTCT CTTGATATTGCTGGAGGTCCTGGTCCTAAAGATTCTGTTTACGCATACCATAC TCTCTACGATACACATCGCTGGATGAGTGAATATGCAGACCCAGGCTTCCACCTCCACGCAGCAATGGGTCAATTCGTGACTCTCCTGACCTACCACATCGCCGACGATCCCCTCATCCCCTTTGATCTCACTCACGCCGGCACCGCCCTTCGTGACATTTTCGAAGATCTCGAAGAAAAGCTCACCGACCGCTTCCCCTCTTACGACCTTGACCTCACGCCCCTCTCCTCGGCAGTATCGTCCtttgaagaagcaggaaaGCGCATTTCTACGCTAGCCAAGCAAGCTGTAGCCTTGAACGATACTGTTCTGTTGGGTGCTGTTAATTCAGCGTACAAAGCCTTCAGTAGAGGCTTCGCGAGCGAGGGATTGCTGCCGGGTAGATTCTCATTTTACAATGTTGTTAGTGCGCCAGGGTTGGATAGTGGTTATGGTGCAGATGTTTTCCCGGCGGTGCAGGATAGTTTGGATCAGGGGAATTTGACGCAGGCTGAGGAGTGGGTTGAAAGGAGTGCGAAGGCTGTTTTGAGGGCTGCTGAGATTCTGAAGGTTGGAGAGTGA
- a CDS encoding hypothetical protein (EggNog:ENOG41) produces the protein MEDQQDSIMSQGLFIGLLEMIFPGMTYLPYFAAFAFLIKYALESWSESITARFISTVEIHAQDETYNYLMNWVSRNNISQDNYRLQASAALNNSSFTWSDDQDDKPDVDDDEEDDPVGRQINEMRSKSSTSLNNAKPLYWTPAFGTHFFRYEGRMLAFTRSLEGTNYTSTPRQPEKLAISCLGRDATVLKRLLYNARIDFSEKQKGKTGIFRATKLYSEDELSWTRCMSKATRPMSTIALDEHIKEKLVKDLRRYLDRQTKHWYATRGIPYRRGYLFSGPPGTGKTSLTLAAAGLMGLDIYMVNLNSPRINEDSLASLFQKLPYTCMVLLEDIDATGLAQRRGADTATMGSQGRKKKNAERLSLSGLLNIIDGAAAQEGRVLVMTSNHTENIDPALIRPGRIDFTINFQLATSEAAEALFTQMFDAPDVDHESEKMAVKSLQDQAREFRDKIPNLALSPAAIQGFLLTHQEDPDGALAAVDDWVQDALKQKDAVAEEAVESEKEATDSEEDEDSDASSDTPYKR, from the coding sequence ATGGAAGACCAGCAAGACAGCATCATGAGCCAAGGCCTATTCATTGGCCTCTTGGAAATGATATTTCCCGGCATGACATATCTCCCCTATTTCGCCGCCTTCGCGTTCCTGATCAAGTACGCTCTTGAATCTTGGTCCGAATCAATCACTGCACGGTTCATCTCCACCGTTGAGATCCACGCCCAGGATGAAACGTATAATTATCTTATGAACTGGGTCTCGCGAAACAACATCTCCCAGGACAATTATCGCCTCCAAGCTTCCGCTGCACTGAATAACTCCTCTTTTACTTGGTCAGACGACCAGGATGATAAACCtgacgttgatgatgatgaggaagatgatcccGTCGGCAGGCAGATCAATGAGATGCGGTCGAAatcatcgacatcattgAATAATGCTAAGCCTCTGTACTGGACCCCTGCTTTTGGCACACATTTCTTCAGATATGAAGGTCGCATGCTGGCGTTTACTAGGTCGCTTGAGGGCACAAACTATACATCTACACCACGACAGCCTGAGAAACTGGCCATATCCTGCCTTGGCCGAGACGCCACGGTTCTCAAACGACTGCTCTACAACGCTCGCATCGACTTTTCCGAGAAGCAGAAGGGGAAGACTGGTATTTTTCGCGCCACCAAGCTCTACAGTGAAGATGAGTTGTCATGGACTCGCTGCATGTCTAAAGCAACGAGACCCATGTCCACAATCGCTCTCGATGAACATATTAAGGAAAAGCTTGTCAAGGACCTTCGCCGGTACCTCGATCGTCAGACCAAGCACTGGTATGCGACAAGGGGCATACCATATCGTCGCGGATATCTCTTCTCAGGACCTCCCGGTACCGGCAAAACAAGTCTAACTCTGGCGGCAGCTGGTCTCATGGGTCTGGACATCTACATGGTCAATCTGAATTCCCCACGTATAAACGAGGATAGCCTTGCCTCTCTCTTCCAAAAGCTGCCGTATACGTGTATGGTCTTGCTTGAAGATATTGACGCTACAGGATTAGCTCAGAGACGTGGCGCAGACACAGCGACGATGGGATCTCAAggacgaaagaagaagaatgcagaacgtctctcactctcaggtCTGCTCAACATAATCGACGGTGcagcagctcaagaaggacgcGTTCTCGTCATGACTTCGAATCACACCGAGAATATTGACCCAGCTCTTATTCGACCTGGCAGAATCGACTTTACGATCAACTTCCAGCTTGCTACGTCAGAAGCAGCCGAAGCTCTCTTCACTCAAATGTTCGACGCTCCGGATGTGGATCATGAATCAGAGAAGATGGCGGTGAAATCGTTGCAGGACCAGGCGAGGGAGTTTAGGGATAAGATTCCAAATCTTGCTCTTAGTCCCGCAGCTATTCAGGGATTCTTACTCACGCACCAGGAAGATCCTGATGgtgctcttgctgctgttgatgattggGTGCAGGATGCTCTGAAGCAGAAGGATGCTGtcgctgaagaagctgtcgagTCTGAGAAAGAAGCAACGGActctgaagaggatgaagatagCGATGCGAGTTCTGATACTCCCTATAAGAGATGA